DNA sequence from the Larus michahellis chromosome Z, bLarMic1.1, whole genome shotgun sequence genome:
CCAGCCTGGGGACTTCTGTCCTAGGGGTGTCCAACCCCAGAGATCCTGTCCCGCTGGGTGTCCCACCTGGGGACCTTCTGCCCTAGCGGTGTCCATCTCTGGGGACCCTGTCCCGCTGGTTGTCCAGCCTGGGGACCCCGTGCTAGGGGTGTCCAGACCCAGGGACCTCCCCACACTGCGTGTTGAGCCTGAGGACCTCCATCCTAGTGTTGTCCTGCCCTGAGGACCTTGCCCTACTGGCTATCCTACCTGTGGATCCCAGCTCTAGAGATGCCCAGCCCTTGAGACCTCACCCCATTGGGTCCCCATCCTTGGGACCTCACCCCACTGTGTGCCTGTCCCCAGGAACCAGCGCTCCAGTCTGTTGCGCTTGACCACTCATGTTGGTCCCCTCCTATATGCCTTGTCTTGGTGGGACACCCCACTGCCAtctccctgtccctcttcccGGGAGACCCTTGGGGGCAGCTGTCACATGCgtagtgattaacttcactcgtaagacggtagtgaaatatttattaatataaaacagtgatttaacaaagttagtagtgaatgtgaaagtgttttatgagatttgaTGGCAAAGCACACTTGATTAtctactgcacagaggacagggtcagacaagctgtcagggagaccctcccatggagtcacgaggttcagaaaggacccctttgctttctaaactccttttcAGAGAGGTGCCGAGGGGCGGCTGGAtacaatcctagtcccagacttggtcaacggtttatgtccaAAGGATTGcccaatcaatcctttatatcacttagctaagatttcaaagtttagcatgctattagtcacttaccgagaatctgttgcagcaaggaatttCTCAACCTcaaggagtagaaccttaagcgagtgtccccactcaaggggagaccctggcgtgcagcccgctgccatgcaggagagctcaaagggctcttgggctgtccactatttatagagtaagagaattgacctatagtcatattcgcatgggaataaaatacctaggtccccactccagacagtgtttgcctgtgttgccagccatccccccaaagtccaggtgcaactcatcacacctcccactgatggttatggcttgagcaggagccagtgTGAAAGGGGGAAGGCACACCACCACAAGAGTGTGCTCCCGCCCCAGCCACACAGAGATGGGGACCTTCTCGGTACCCCGCAGAGCTATGTCCCTAAGTCAGGACCTCTCTGGTCCCCTATACATGGAGGTAGCTCACCACCCCTCTACCCCCGTTGGGCTCAGGGATGCTGGGGCTACTAAGGGCTCCCTAAGGACGTGTGGCCCCAAAGTTGACAGATGGAGCGTGTCTGtgtgctcctgctgtgccttgAGCCTGGGCTTCCCCAGGAGGAGGAtggccgtcccccccccagccctgacacCTATCTTCTGTCCCTTCCCCAGCTGGAGGAAGAACAGCAGGGCCTGCAGAAGAAGCTGAAGGGCACGGAGGATGAGGTGGAGAAGTACTCCGAGTCTGTCAAGGAGGCCCAGGAGAAGCTGGAGCAGGCGGAGAAGAAAGCTACAGACGTACGTAGTCGCCCCAGCAACTCCTCCCCCATGCGGGCGCCAGacctcggggccgggggggggggacggtgaAGGAAGAGGGAGGCCTTATATGGAAAGCGTCCGTGGGGAAGATTGTCAGGATCCCATTCCTGCGACGCTGACACTGGACCAGGCTGAGATGCAGGGAAGGGACCGTACGGATCCCGCTCAGGGTGCAGGGACCAGACCAGCTGTGGCGGGCACCGCTCGGGCGGCCAGTCCTGCCTGGAgctttgcaggcagctgcccacctGGCTCCCCAAAGCTGACGGGGATGAGCGTCCCAAGCTGTGTCGCTGGTCCCCAGGCATGCGCCTCCACAGTGCTTATAGGAAGAACACCGTGGCACTTGCTAAACTatggcaggaaagaaaaaagggcagagaaatggaaaaaagatcTTGGCCATGGCCAGCTGCCAGGCGCTGGCTGCAAGGAAGGGTGCGTGTGGGGGGGGGATTCGGTCATTTTGGGGCCTGATATGCCACCCTGTACCCTAGGAAGGGGAAGGCCAGGAAGAGTTTTATTTAGTGCCATGACTGATGTGTCTCCTGGGAAATGGATCCCAATGGGGAGATGTTAGGAAGGTGTTGAAATTGGCTTGTGCCCGGCCAGGATGAAGGGTGGAACAGCTGTGTGCGGCCACAGAGACGCTTGGGAACGGGGTATAACGACCTGCGGTGCCACACAGGGTATTTGACACCCTATAAATAAATCCTCCTTTTGATAGCCAGTCCTTCTTTGATGAAAACCAACCCTGGAAACTGGAGGAGAAGCTAAAGGGGAGCCGGctggagcatggccagcagggcacaGCCGGGCTTTTTAGGATTGAGAACAAAAAATTCAATCCCAGCTGGTTTATGGAGCTAAATGGGGAGATGCATCAAATCTCCAAGGTGGCTGCCAAGGACAGGGGTGACAAGACAAGGACGAGTAGCAGCAGCGCAAGTTCCTGGGGTGGCCCAGAGCCCCTAGGGAGCAGCTGGAGGCCTCCCCAGCGTTGTTTGCTGGCCCTATGGACCTGCCCCAGTTTAGTTAGACACTAAACCAAGTAGTTAAAACATTGGAAATCCTCTGGAAGGGCACATTTATCCTGGCATGGGGCAGACACGTTGAGCCGGGGAGCGCAGCTGCCGTGTGCGGTGAGGTCCATACTGGTCTGACTGGATCCATGCTGGTGTGGGATGAGGCTAACTCAGCGTGGGGGCTGGCTGAGCGTGGACAGGATGTCTCTGGTGTGGGGCTCAAAGGAAGGGGCAAACAGTGGTGCTGCGCAGACATAGGCTATGGGGTGCAGAGTGgtttgctgctggcagggggCTGTACGACTGCCATACTGGGCAGGGAGGGTGCCTGTCCCCACTCTTGGTCCACAGCAGCTCGCCCAGTCTGCAGGCTTCAGCGTGGAGGGTCCCATCCCAGCAGATATGGGGAACGGGATGCACTGACCCCTCCAAGGAAGGTTTGGAGGGGAGGGCATGGAGAAGGAGCAGCGTGAGGGAGGGCAGGCTGGCTGCGGCGAGTGCCGCAGGCAGGGCTATAAGCCCATCACCAGCACAGTGGCCCAGGGTCCATGCCGAAGCCTGGACAGGCTGTGCCATGTGTGGGGCTCTGGGAGCCGCCAGGTCCCCGCGCTAGAGAACTGAATGCGCTGACAGTACTAAATGCCAAGGCTGgtgtcacctcctccctggggcaGTGCAGCTCCCGGCTCCGGCGGAGGTAGCACAGGGTAGACCCCCAGAGCCCACCCACCCGCCTCCCCaggacccctgtgccccccttGTCTGCCAGAATAACATGTGCCTGTGAGCACGGAGTGTCCTCGTCCCCTGGACAGGTCAGGGCCCATCACAGCGATCCAGGCAGGCTCCTGGTCTCtgcaaaaatgtcaaaaaatgccttaaaagaataaatatcacCTTCCTTTGGCACTGCCCTGCCTCTGGCACTGGGTGGCAGTGCACGAAGGCTGCAAGGAATGCACTAAGGCATGCAAATGCGACCCCCCCCAGGTacttggagggggggggcagatggTGGCACTGACCCATGCTCGGCAGCTCCACGTCGTtggcagccccttcccagcagccCTGCCCGGCCACCGTGGCCCCACCACCTCTTTGCGCCCAGGAGGGACAGCCCACGGTGCCCAGGGCAGGATGCgagcaggggctgctgggcatgacgcagccccctccagccccctgtgtccccagcccgTGGCCTGTCCCTGGCCACTCAAGCAGGGCCCAGGGAAACTCCGATGTTCTCAGGCCATGATCCCGAAGGCTTCACCCAAGTTCCCGCCCCGGTTGCTCTCCCCAGCCGAGACTTTGCTCTTATTTGGCGATTCCTCGAGCCGGTGGGAGGGAacggggctctgctgggaagtgACTGCATCCCTGGGTGGGGCCAGAGCAGGAGGCAACCAGCCCGGCCGCCTCGGGAAACGGGGTGGCTGCCCCCCAACCTGCCTTCCATCCTGCCCCCTGCAGCCTGCTTGCCCCTGCCCCATTGCTGCCGGGGACCCCCGTTTCTGCTCCGGCCCCCATGCGCCAGCTTGATAGCACTCTTGGCACCCAGGCGTCGTGTCGGGAGCAGGGCAGGATCGGCCGGGACCAAAGCCAATCCCCGAAGCCATGTGCTCCCAGGGGACCCGCAGCACCGCCTCTTCCACCGCCGCTGGGCAGGGGGACGCAGAGCTGAAAAGCGCTGCCGGCGCTGTGGCCAGGTGTCCCCCGCTCCCAGGACCCCTGGCCCCCGAGCCGAGGGCAGCCAGCAGGGTCATCCTGGGAATTGGCATCCCTGGAGGCAGGTGTGAAGtgcagccggggctgcccgggaTCTGTCAGAGCTCCTTAAGGGAGGATTGAGTGCCACTAGCACCGGCCTCTCCTGATGGATCAGGGCAAGTGCCTCGGCCAGGGTGCCGATCTGGGAGCTGGGATCTGGCCtcccctgtggggcagagcccccagggcagctagggggtgcagggggctccGTGGGCCTCATGGGTATCTATGGGGCGGCCAGCCTGGTCCTCACTTGGGGGAGTGGATGCCAAGGGGCTGAGCAGGATGGCAGCTGGGGACTTGGCTGTGGCCTGGGGCTCCAGCCCCAGGTCCCCTGGGGGTATGGCTGGCAGGAGGCTCTGCCCCATGTCCCTCATGCCTTTCATTGACTTACCTATGGCCCCTATAGGGCCAAAGTCCATGATTCCCCTCAGCTCTGCAggaagggaggtggggggcagaggtgggTACACTGCTCCTGTGCGCATGGGGGCTCACAGGGGCCAGGCTCTGTCACTCACAGACTCCctgagctgtttttttccccagagaaaggGACTTCCTGCGCTCCTCTCCATCACTCTGGGGAATTGTGGTGGCACTGTGCACCCCTGCCTGGGGGGCACCatgttccctgccttgggggggACTGTGTTCCATACCCTGGGGCATGCTGTGTACGCTGTCTGGGGGTACCATGTACCCTGGCAATGGGGACTGTGCATCTGCTTAGGGGGAGGGGACGCCGTGCaccctgcccggggtggggggacagtgTGCCCAGCCTAGAAGCCTTGCTTTGCGGGGGGCACCTGGGGGACAGCGACCTCTGCTTGGGGAAGGCTACGCgtcctgcccggggagggggcacccTGTGTCCtatgtggggtggggggcaccgtGCACCCCTCCTGATGTGGGGCCTGTCCCCTGCCGGGGgtgaggtgagggggggggtgtctgtgtgcgctgcccgcggggagcggcggcccgGGCCGGTCggcggcagcaggaggaagaggaggaggaggaggaggaggagcaggaagggatggaggcagggcgggcggcgggagcggccgctGCCTGAGCGCTTCCTGCCCGAGCCGGGCGGATCCCACAAAGGGCTCGGGCGGCTCGgcctccccgccggcagccccccccccgccatggccagcATCAGCTCCATCGACGCCGTCAAGAAGAAGATCCAGAGCCTGCAGCAGGTGGCCGACGAGGCGGAGGAACGCGCCGAGCACCTGCAGCGGGAGGCCGATGCCGAGCGGCAGGCCCGGGAGCGGGTAAGGGCCGCCGtggaaggggtggtggggggctcCCCGGGATGCCCCACCGGCTCCGGACCCGCCGCCGGCGTCCTTGGCtagccccggccgccccccgtgCCCCGCCCCCACCCGCCCCGGTAGCCGCGCTGGCTGCCCCCGGGGGCCATGGCAGCGCCGCGGCTGCTGGCCAGAGCCGCCGGGGTGGGGGGCTTCAGGCAGCGtccctgccgcctcctcctcctcctcctcctcctcctcctcctcctccgggctgCCTCCTCCAGCCGCCTCCTCCATGAGTCTTGCGAGGGATGCTCGGTGCGGCGGGGCCTCCCCAGGGCTTCCCTGGCGCGGGGGGAGCAGTCAGCGGCCGCCTCTGCCCGGGCTCTGCTGGGGGTCGGGCAGATAGATCCTGGGAAAGGACCCCGTCCCTCGGAGGCCGCCTGCGTACATGGCTAAAAATCCCACGCCCAGGCTCTTGTCTGGCTTCCAGCGGGCTCTGTGGGTCTTCACCACAGCACTCACAGGCTCCTCGGCTGTCCAGCGTGTCCCTTTGCAGGGACAAGGCACCCCTTCGCGCTGCCACTGGCCAAAATTTCCACTCTGTGGCAGTGGGACAGCATTTCCAGGCTGCAGCTTGTTcctggtttggcttttttattgttgttgggtccggtggtatttttttctttctttttcctatgcCCACTCCTTTGACATCCTCACCATATCAGGAGCGGCAGAGCTGGGTGCGGTACCCGGGCTGTTGTCACTCGGGCTGTGTGTGGAGGAAATGGCCCCTTCCTGCAGCCACAGATCAGGTTCCACGGTCACTGGGCGCTGCCGGAGAGCTCATGTTCCCAAGTGTCCATCCCAGCAGCTCTGACCCACTTTGGGGGTgattccctgggaaaaaaaaatataacgaGGTGAGGCAGACACCACAGGCAGAGCATCACCCCATGGgaaccagccccagctccccactgGGTGGTCTGGCTGGGGAAAAGCGCTCGGTGAGCCCAGAAAGAGGGTGTTCATGGGGCTGAGGTCATTGTTGTGCCAGCCGTGGGGCTGGCCACCCTCCTGGCATGCCACCGGCCTGCCCCACTCGGAGAGGTGCCGGCTGTGCCTGTCCCGGTTCGCCACAGGGGGCTGTGGGCACTCAGCGGGGCTAAGCAGGGTGtcagcccctcgctgctcccatGGTCGTCCTGCTTGTCCGATGTCCCCCGGGGCATTCCCGGTGCTTGGAGCATGAGGCCAGGCGCTGCAGCCGGCCAGGCCTGCTCCAGCCTGTCAATAAGCAGGAGACATTATCCCCCAGGTCGGTGCGTGCTTCCCTGCGCCTTGGTGCACGGGGCTGCACCCTGCGGCAAGGTCTCATCCCTTTGCCCATCCCTTTGCCCCTGAGGTTCATCTTCCCCgcagcagccccccggccccaggcggggagcggggccaggagctgctgaggcAGCGTTTCCCGGCGGTGGCGATGGAGAAGGAGGCCTTTACCAAATGGAAAGAGCACGGGGCCAGGCGtcgaggggctggcggggagccagGGCCATCGCTCCCGGCCGGCCCCGGCTCCTGGCCCTGCGCGCAGGAAGCCAGGGAAAGCGGGGGGCCCCGGTCCCGTGGGCCCCAGCGGCCGCAGCTTGGCCGGGAGCCGGCCCGCCGAGGGCGACTCGCTCCATTGCCCCTGGCACTGTGCTGTGCATCGTCTTTGGGGGTGGAATGTGCTGGGCTTCAGGCTTCCCTGttgcgcagggctgggggggttccCACAGGAGAGGCTCCCGCCTCGCTCCGCCGCCTCCGTAAACAGGAAATCCACAAGCGGCTCCGATCTCCTTTTCGGGAGCGAAGCTGCACAGGGCATTCCTCCCTCTTTACTCACTGCTCTGCAAACCCCAAATACCATCCCCGTGACGGCACGGCTGCTGTGGCCACCCTGCGCCGGTGAAGGCACCTTGTccctctgtggggcaggagctggaggtGCGAGGACATGGCGAAGGGGCTGCACGTGCTGGGCTGGGGTTGCATGTCCGGGAGGACCCAGCATCAAACAGGGCACTAGTGATGGGGAAAACCCCATTGTCCCTATAGAAAGGCAAGGGGATGCGTGGTTGGGCATCCCATTCCAGCGAGCACTGGCTTGTTGCACAATGCCAAGGGGTGTTGTGGATAGCAAATGGAGAAGTAACCACTGAAAATCCTTCTttcattatatatacatataagaCTTGGGGTAACCGAGGGGTTTCTGCTCCCCCAGGCTGAGGCTGAAGTCGCTTCTCTGAACCGCCGCATCCAGCTGGTGGAGGAGGAGCTGGACCGAGCCCAGGAGCGCCTGGCCACCGCcctgcagaagctggaggaggctgagaaGGCGGCTGATGAGAGCGAGAGGTGTGATGGGGAGGGACGGTGGAGGTGGCATTGGGTCACCAGTGATTGCAGGCAACACCCTCGGTTTCACAGTTAGGTCCCTCTGAAGTAACCTTAGgaggtttgtgttggttttcctGCAGATGCCAAAGGGAGAGAGCAAAGCCATAGTGCAGAGGAGTCCCCCAGATACAGGCATTCTTAAAAAGGCTTTGAAGTTTCTAGGGCACCCTAAAATCCTAAAAAATTTGATCTGGTGCTTACACAACTGTCAGGCTGTAACCAAAGCCAGAGGGTGCTTGGAGCCTGTTTtctgccccagagcagcctccTACACTCAAGGGCTGAACAACAGCCCAGGAGGGGACTTCTGTGCCTGGGAACTAAGGTCAGCTTTTGAGAATGAACCAGCATCATTCAAAAAAACAGTCCGGCAAAACATGTTACCCCATCCTTGCAGCAAACACATTTCCTGGGCAGGATCTGTGCAGGCCAGGGCACTTGGATTGTATGGGAGTGCCCGGACATGTCACGGCGTTCCTGACAATTACGTGAGCTCTTCCCTGCATTGGCAAAGACTGGTTTGAGCAACAACATCTGAGTGAGAGGAGAAGAGTCTGCAGGAGTCCCTACCGCAGGGGTTTGGTGATCCCCTGCTTGTGAGCATCATCCCTGAATGAGAAAAGGCTTTAACATGGGATGTTTTCTAGCATTTCCTAAAGGTTGCTGGCCTGTCAGGCTGCTTTTGTGGAGGTTGCGGCTggctcatcctgggctgcacacaTTTTTCCCTCCAAATGATGTGTTCAGGACCTGCCTGGTTGAGAAGCACCATAGCCACATCTCCTCATTCTGGAACATAGCCCTGGGGCCAGCTCCACTGCTGTAATTGTGTGTAGGAGCATCCTTGGGGTACCACTGGTGTGACCCAACTGCATGGTGTGGCCAGTGAGTGCTGGCATCCCCACGCAACGTCTCATGTCTCTGGAGTTGGAGGATGGCAGGGTTAGGGTACAGAGGGCAAGCAGAAGGTGCAGGTGCCACCTCGACACACAGCAGTAACGTCTTCTGTCTTGGGCTTTCCTCAGAGGCATGAAGGTCATCGAAAACAGGGCCATGAAGGATGAGGAGAAGATGGAGCTCCAGGAAATGCAGCTGAAAGAGGCGAAGCACATAGCGGAGGAGGCTGACCGCAAATACGAGGAGGTGTGTGCCCCCTTCTCCCGGTCCTGACcctgcagcagcacccagagctgcCTCCTTGCAGCCTTGTGGCCCCAGCTGGGGCAAGCATGGGGCCAACGTGTGCCTCTTGCTGCCATCAACAGGTTGCCCGCAAGCTGGTCGTCCTTGAGGGAGAGCTGGAGCGCTCAGAGGAAAGGGCAGAGGTGGCAGAGAGGTGAGCGGGGCTCCTGGCGGGCAGCGTCGGGGGGTCCAACACAGCCCTTGCCCCAAGTACCTGGCAGCTGTGGGGACGGGGATGTCTGCGTGGAGACGGGGATGTCCCTCCCTGGGAGTGTCAGAGTCTGCCATCGGGGTGGTCCCTGGGCTCgcaggctgggggcagggggatgccGGCCTGCTGGCAGCACATCCT
Encoded proteins:
- the TPM2 gene encoding tropomyosin beta chain isoform X4 — translated: MEAIKKKMQMLKLDKENAIDRAEQAEADKKQAEDRCKQLEEEQQGLQKKLKGTEDEVEKYSESVKEAQEKLEQAEKKATDAEAEVASLNRRIQLVEEELDRAQERLATALQKLEEAEKAADESERGMKVIENRAMKDEEKMELQEMQLKEAKHIAEEADRKYEEVARKLVVLEGELERSEERAEVAESRVRQLEEELRTMDQTLKSLIASEEEYSTKEDKYEEEIKLLGEKLKEAETRAEFAERSVAKLEKTIDDLEESLASAKEENVGIHQVLDQTLLELNNL
- the TPM2 gene encoding tropomyosin beta chain isoform X1 encodes the protein MEAIKKKMQMLKLDKENAIDRAEQAEADKKQAEDRCKQLEEEQQGLQKKLKGTEDEVEKYSESVKEAQEKLEQAEKKATDAEAEVASLNRRIQLVEEELDRAQERLATALQKLEEAEKAADESERGMKVIENRAMKDEEKMELQEMQLKEAKHIAEEADRKYEEVARKLVVLEGELERSEERAEVAESKCGDLEEELKIVTNNLKSLEAQADKYSTKEDKYEEEIKLLGEKLKEAETRAEFAERSVAKLEKTIDDLEDEVYAQKMKYKAISEELDNALNDITSL
- the TPM2 gene encoding tropomyosin beta chain isoform X2, with product MEAIKKKMQMLKLDKENAIDRAEQAEADKKQAEDRCKQLEEEQQGLQKKLKGTEDEVEKYSESVKEAQEKLEQAEKKATDAEAEVASLNRRIQLVEEELDRAQERLATALQKLEEAEKAADESERGMKVIENRAMKDEEKMELQEMQLKEAKHIAEEADRKYEEVARKLVVLEGELERSEERAEVAESKCGDLEEELKIVTNNLKSLEAQADKYSTKEDKYEEEIKLLGEKLKEAETRAEFAERSVAKLEKTIDDLEESLASAKEENVGIHQVLDQTLLELNNL
- the TPM2 gene encoding tropomyosin beta chain isoform X3, with translation MEAIKKKMQMLKLDKENAIDRAEQAEADKKQAEDRCKQLEEEQQGLQKKLKGTEDEVEKYSESVKEAQEKLEQAEKKATDAEAEVASLNRRIQLVEEELDRAQERLATALQKLEEAEKAADESERGMKVIENRAMKDEEKMELQEMQLKEAKHIAEEADRKYEEVARKLVVLEGELERSEERAEVAESRVRQLEEELRTMDQTLKSLIASEEEYSTKEDKYEEEIKLLGEKLKEAETRAEFAERSVAKLEKTIDDLEDEVYAQKMKYKAISEELDNALNDITSL
- the TPM2 gene encoding tropomyosin beta chain isoform X5 — encoded protein: MASISSIDAVKKKIQSLQQVADEAEERAEHLQREADAERQARERAEAEVASLNRRIQLVEEELDRAQERLATALQKLEEAEKAADESERGMKVIENRAMKDEEKMELQEMQLKEAKHIAEEADRKYEEVARKLVVLEGELERSEERAEVAESKCGDLEEELKIVTNNLKSLEAQADKYSTKEDKYEEEIKLLGEKLKEAETRAEFAERSVAKLEKTIDDLEDEVYAQKMKYKAISEELDNALNDITSL
- the TPM2 gene encoding tropomyosin beta chain isoform X6 yields the protein MASISSIDAVKKKIQSLQQVADEAEERAEHLQREADAERQARERAEAEVASLNRRIQLVEEELDRAQERLATALQKLEEAEKAADESERGMKVIENRAMKDEEKMELQEMQLKEAKHIAEEADRKYEEVARKLVVLEGELERSEERAEVAESKCGDLEEELKIVTNNLKSLEAQADKYSTKEDKYEEEIKLLGEKLKEAETRAEFAERSVAKLEKTIDDLEESLASAKEENVGIHQVLDQTLLELNNL
- the TPM2 gene encoding tropomyosin beta chain isoform X8 → MASISSIDAVKKKIQSLQQVADEAEERAEHLQREADAERQARERAEAEVASLNRRIQLVEEELDRAQERLATALQKLEEAEKAADESERGMKVIENRAMKDEEKMELQEMQLKEAKHIAEEADRKYEEVARKLVVLEGELERSEERAEVAESRVRQLEEELRTMDQTLKSLIASEEEYSTKEDKYEEEIKLLGEKLKEAETRAEFAERSVAKLEKTIDDLEESLASAKEENVGIHQVLDQTLLELNNL
- the TPM2 gene encoding tropomyosin beta chain isoform X7, producing MASISSIDAVKKKIQSLQQVADEAEERAEHLQREADAERQARERAEAEVASLNRRIQLVEEELDRAQERLATALQKLEEAEKAADESERGMKVIENRAMKDEEKMELQEMQLKEAKHIAEEADRKYEEVARKLVVLEGELERSEERAEVAESRVRQLEEELRTMDQTLKSLIASEEEYSTKEDKYEEEIKLLGEKLKEAETRAEFAERSVAKLEKTIDDLEDEVYAQKMKYKAISEELDNALNDITSL